The genomic DNA actgtacaagggTGTATGGTAAAATTATATACAACAAGATATACAGTATGCACAGTACTTATGATTGATCGAGCAAGTGATTTAAAGAAATTGTGTTATTTGGTTTGATATATTGTGTATTAAATGGAATTACTTTGGGGTGAGTGATTGGCTGAGATATTTGGCGTCCAAatacgataagagagagagagagagagagagagagagagagagagagagagagagagagagagagagagagagagagagattaattctcaTAAAAACTTGTATAATACAAACCAGATTGtccctttctctctgtctctctgagaGGGGGGCAATCTGGTTTGTATAATACAAGTTCTTAtgagaattaatctctctctctctctctctctctctctctctctctctctctctctctctctctctctctctctctcagaagattaTGTTATGAGGTTTTTCTAAGTCAAATTGTGTCACATTAAGTATGTTCCTTTTCTAACAAATTTCTCACTTAGCTAGTTTATAACAAACACGTGATTCGTGCACCTTCCCCTTTGGCTAGGCCTTCAATGATCTTCCCATATCAGTTTTTTGTCCCCTTCAATATTTCCTCTATCAAAATCCTACCCTTCGCATTCATTGGTGTACTAAGTCACATGCTACCCCTACAACATATACAGTTactttgtttcattttcatattcagtCAAAAGAACCATTTTTTATCTCAGTCATTCCATTGGAACTTTTTCCTCACCCAGATGTACATTAGAAACCCAGGTCTGTCGCTAATTACCCCCATCAAAGAGTTAATATTTTTACttgcatttattaatttatttgtccgtttgtttgtctgttagcatgAATATGTTAAAGCTTTTTGCCAGATTTTCAAGAATTTTACCAAGGGATGGAATTTATGCTCTGGAAGAATCCATAAAACTTGAAGGTGATCCGGATTATGATCACAATTTGGATGGGCAACACAGCTTGAGGGGCCGTGACCAAGCCCATCACGGTTGGTAGGGCCTTGGGCAGCTCGCCATAGTGATTGAGCCCATGGCCAGGCCCGGAACACTGGGTGGAACTGTGCCCAGGCCAGGCACAGGGGGTGGGGCTGTGGCTAGTCTCAGCATGGGGGAGATACCTTGGCCACGCCCGGCACAAGTTCCCAGAGAAACATCAATTCAACATTGGAACTTTATCAGAAATTGGAACTGGATCGAATTAACTAACGTTATGCTTAGAGTTAATTTGATGCGTTTATTCATAGGACATAGGTCATCTTTACCCATGTCCCCATCAAGGTCACCCCAATACCCTCCCTACCCTCACGTGCCAACCTGTCTGGCAAGCATCCTGGTCAGGGATTTTCTTTCCTACAATctttaagcaatatattttttatctattaggCTGCTCTTGGCTTCTACATAGAGAATCGAGTAAAGACGTTTCTCTAGATATGCCTTGTCATTTTTGTCTTCACTTGCTTATTCATATCTTTGTTTGCAGTTGTTCTTTATTTCTGCTTCAGGATAAGTTACCTCAGAAGTCTTGCGTCCTTGTGAACAGGCGTGGAGATACTTTCTAGACAcgacttatttcctttcgtcactgagctattttcccctgttcgagcacttggccttatagcattaaaataatagtaataataatgataataataatgataatgaaaataataaaaacaaaaataatgataataataataatgttataaatcgGCCCTTTTCTCATCCTCAAGGATTTTAACAGGATCTCCCTTAGGACCCTAACATACATCAACAAATACATATACTTTCCTTCCCTAGTGGTCTTGGTACTGACATTCGTTGTAGTGGGTTCgaacctagttgggaaagaagggCTTCTCTTCTTGGGTTCTCAGATTTCATAGATTTCGAGGGAAAACCTTTCCACCAATGATAGATTATCAAGACGTTTGGAGTCAATTGTATGTGAACAAATATTCTGAATTTTATCTATCTGTAACACCTTTTGATGCTTAATTAATTGCCCTCTTGTTTACATATTTCTTCTAATGTCCCTTTTATTTTACAAATGTATATTCATAGTGTATATGTGCTCTATGTATCTTGGCTTAACTGGCTATCCATGGGCGTTTATGGATAAACTTGACTGATttttaaagaaaaagcaaaaaccgTTAACATCAAAGAAAATCGTCCTACAAGCAGAGATGgtttaagtaatacaaataacgtCTGTATGTTTATTAAATGTAAAAGCATAAAGAATTATATGTAACaattactgcaaatagaaaaaacaatggcaatttcttttttttttgatattcaaaattgtaaacaagataacaattagaaaaaaataatattgattgatCATTTCTTCAACAAGAATTTGTTTTTTCAAATCTCTCTCAAATGATTCTCTCATAAGTTTTTGTTTAAGTCTAATTATGCAACATACAGTATGTTACACGTATATGGGCCTGAGCCGTAGTGGCCCATGACATAGTCTGTCACAgggcgtggggccatggccatgtgcGGCACAGGGCGTGGGGACATGGCATTGTCCGCCGCAgggcgtggggccatggccatgtctggCACATGGCGTgtggccatggccatgtccggcacAGGGCGTGGGGCCATGGACATGTCCAGCACAGGGTCTGGGGCTATGGCCATATTCGGCTCAGGTCAtcgggccatggccatgtccggcacAGGGGGTGCGGCCATGGCCATGTCCGAAACAGGGCTTGAAGCCATGACAATGTCTGGTAtaggaagtggggccatggccatatCCAACACAGGAAGTGGGGACATGGCTATGTTTTGCACAGTACGTAGGGTAATGGCCATGTCCGGCACAGGGCATGGGGCCATGACCATGTCTGTTACAAGGCGTGGAGCCATGACCATGTCTGTCACAGGGCTTAGGGCCATCGCCCTGTCCGGCGCAGGGCGTGgagccatggccatgtccggcatATGGCGTGGGCCGTGGCCATGGGCGGCACAGGGTCTGGGGCCTTGGCCATGTCCGGCACAGGTGTTGCGGCCAGGATCATGTCTGGAAGAGGGCATGAAGCCATGTCCATGTgcggtacaggaagtggggccatggccatatCCAGCACACAAAGTAGGGCCATGGCTATGTTCGACACAGGATGTGGGGTCATGGCCATGTCCGGTATAGGGCCTGAAGCCATGGCCATTTCCAGCACAGGaggtggggccatggccatgtctggCACAGGGCGTGGGGTCATGGTTATGTCCCGAACAGGGCATGAAGCCATGGCCATTTCCGCTAAAGGAATTGGGGCCATTGCCATATCTGGCTCAGGAAGTGGGGTGATGGTCATGTTCAGGAGAGGCCGTGGGCCATGGCTATGTCCAGCACAGgacgtggggccatggccatgtttGGCACAGGGCGTGGGGTCATGGCCATGTCCAGAACAGGGCGTGAGGTCATGGCCATGTCCGCTACAGGAAGTgtggccatggccatgtccggcacAGGAATTGGGGCTATGGCCATGTCCAGCACAGGGTGTGGGGTCATGGCCTTGTCTGGAACTAGGCATGAAGCCATGGCCATGTttggtacaggaagtggggccattgcCATATCCGGCACAGGAAGTGGGGCTATGACCATGTCTGGCACAGGAAGTTGTGCCATGGCCATGCACAAAACAGGGTGTGAAGCCATTGATATGTccggtacaggaagtggggccatggccatatCCCGCACAAGAAGTGGGGCCATGGCTATGTCTGGCACAGGGCGTGGGGCCCTGGCCTTGTCTGGAATAGGGCATGGAGCCATGGCCATGTtcggtacaggaagtggggccattgcCATATGCcgcacaggaagtggggccatggccatgtccagcacagggcgtggggccatggccatgtctagCACAGGGCGTGCGGTCATGGCCATGTCTGGAACAGGGCATAAAGCCATGGCCATGTTTGGTACAGGAAGTAGGGCCATTGCCATATCCGGCACGGGAAGTTGGTTGATGGCCATGTCCAGCACAGGGCGTGGGGCCATGGCCAAGTCCGTAACAGGGCGTGAAGCCATGGCCATGTTCGAACAGGAAGTGGGGTCATGGCCATAACCAGCAAAgggcgtggggccatggccatatCTGGCACAGGGAGTGGGGCCATGACCATGTCTTGCACAGGAAGTTGTGCCATGGCCATGCCCAAAACAGGGCGTGAAGCCATCGATATGTccggtacaggaagtggggccatggccattTCCCGAACAGGGCATGAAGCCATGGCCATGTCCGCTAAAGGAAGTGGGGCCATTGCCATATCTGGCTCAGGAAGTGGGGTGATGGTCATGTCCAGCACAGGCCCTGGGCCATGGCTCTGTCCAGCACAGGACGTGGGGCCATGGCCATATCCGGCACAGGGCGTGAGGTCATGGCCATGTCCGCTACAAGAAgtagggccatggccatgtccggcacAGGCCGTGGGGTCATGGCCTTGTCTGGAACAAAGCATGAAGCCATGGTCATGTtcggtacaggaagtggggccattgcCATATCCGGCACAGGAAGGGGGGCTATGACCATGTCTGGCACAGGAAGTTGTGCCATGGCCATGCACAAAACAGGGTGTGAAGCCATTGATATGTccggtacaggaagtggggccatgacCATATCCCGCACAGGAAGTGGGGCATGGCCATGTCCGGCACAGggtgtggggccatggccatgtccgacACAGGGCGTGGGGTCATGGCCTTGTCTGGAACAGGGCATGAAGCCATGGCCATGTtcggtacaggaagtggggccattgcCATATGCggcacaggaagtggggccatggccatgtctggCACAGggtgtggggccatggccatgtctggCACAGGGCGTGCAGTCATGGCCATGTCTGGAACAGGGCATAACGCCATGGCTATGTttggtacaggaagtggggccattgcCATATCCGGCACGGGAAGTGGGTTGATGGCCATGTCCAGCACAGGGCGTGGtgccatggccatgtccggaacaGGGCGTGAAGCCATGGCCATGTTCGGTACAGGAAGTGGGGTCATGGCCATAACCAGCAAAgggcgtggggccatggccatatCTGGCACAGGGAGTGGGGCCATGACCATGTCTTGCACAGGGAGTGGCCATGGCCATGACCATGTCTTGCACAGGAAGTTGTGCCATGGCCATGCCCAAAACAGGGCGTGAAGCCATCGATATGTccggtacaggaagtggggccatggccattTCCCGAACAGGGCATGAAGCCATGGCCATGTCCGCTAAAGGAAGTGGGGCCATTGCCATATCTGGCTCAGGAAGTGGGGTGATGGTCATGTCCAGCACAGgacgtggggccatggccatgtccggcacAGGCCGTGGGGTCATGGCCTTGTCTGGAACAAAGCATGAAGCCATGGTCATGTtcggtacaggaagtggggccattgcCATATCCGGCACAGGAAGGGGGGCTATGACCATGTCTGGCACAGGAAGTTGTGCCATGGCCATGCACAAAACAGGGTGTGAAGCCATTGATATGTccggtacaggaagtggggccatggccatatcccgcacaggaagtggggccatggccatgtccggcacagggtgtggggccatggccatgtccgacACAGGGCGTGGGGTCATGGCCTTGTCTGGAACAGGGCATGAAGCCATGGCCATGTtcggtacaggaagtggggccattgcCATATGCggcacaggaagtggggccatggccatgtctggCACAGggtgtggggccatggccatgtctggCACAGGGCGTGCAGTCATGGCCATGTCTGGAACAGGGCATAACGCCATGGCTATGTttggtacaggaagtggggccattgcCATATCCTGCACGGGAAGTGGGTTGATGGCCATGTCCAGCACAGGGCGTGGTGCCATGGCCATGTCAGGAACAGGGCGTGAAGCCATGGCCATGTTCGGTACAGGAAGTGGGGTCATGGCCATAACCAGCACAgggcgtggggccatggccatgccCGGAACAGGGTGTGGGGCCATTGCCATATCCggcacaggaagtggggccatgacCATATCTGGCACAGGAAGTTGTGCCATTGCCATGCCCAAAACAGGGCGTGAAGCAATTGATATGTCTGGTACATGAAGCGGGGCCATGGCCATATCCcgcacaggaagtggggccatggccatgtgtGGCACaggcgtggggccatggccatgtccgacACAGGGCGTGGGGTCATGGCCATGTCTGGAACAGGGCCTGAAGCCATGGCCATATCCCGCACAGGAAGTGTGGCCATGGCTATGTCCGGCACaggcgtggggccatggccatgtccgacACAGGGCGTGGGGTCATGGCCATGTCTGGAACAGGGCCTGAAGCCATGGCCATGTtcggtacaggaagtggggccagtGCCATATCTGGCACAgggcgtggggccatggccattTCCGGCACAGGGCGTGCGGTCATGGCCATGTCTGGATCAGGGCATGAAGCAATGGCCATCTTTGGTACAGGAAGTTGGGCCATTGCCATATCCGGCACGGGAAGTGGGTTGATGGCCATGTCCAGCACAgggcgtggggccatggccatgtccggcacAGGGCGTGAAGCCATGGCCAGGTCCGGTACAGGAAATGGGGTCATGGCCATAACCGGCACAGagcgtggggccatggccatgtccggaacaGGGTGTGGGGCTATGGACATGTCCGGTACAGGAGGTGGGGCTATGGCCATATCCGGCATAGGACGTGGGGCCATAGCCATGTCCGGAACAGGGTGttgggccatggccatgtccggaatAGGGAGTGAAGCCATTGCCAtttccagtacaggaagtggggcaaGGTTCATATCTGGCACAGggtgtggggccatggccatgttcGGAACAGAGCGTGGGGCCATGGTCATGTCCAGAACAGGCCGTGGAGCAATGGCCATGCCTGGCACAGGTGTTGGGGTCTTGGCCACGCCCAACGCAGGGTGAGGGGTCGTGGATAGGTGCAGCACATGGGCCCTGGGCCTGCCTCTAAAACCGTAACCTTGAAAGGTGGGGGGACCCAATCCGAAGCCTTCACACTGTCCTTGAGTAACGACTTGGGGCCCCGCCCACGATTTTTTTTTCCCGAAACGGGAGTGCAgattggggagggggaggggggcttCGATCGCAAAAAACAGATTCAAATGGCAACGCCTTTATTACAGTGtctttaagatttgatgggtaactacctCATGAAGGTTTTGAttagtaactgcattcataaagaacttAAATGTTTAAAGACggcctaatgataataataataataataataataataataata from Palaemon carinicauda isolate YSFRI2023 chromosome 34, ASM3689809v2, whole genome shotgun sequence includes the following:
- the LOC137626980 gene encoding cyclin-dependent kinase inhibitor 1C-like, which encodes MTITPLPEPDMAMAPIPLAEMAMASCPVRDITMTPRPVPDMAMAPPPVLEMAMASGPIPDMAMTPHPVSNIAMALLCVLDMAMAPLPVPHMDMASCPLPDMILAATPVPDMAKAPDPVPPMATAHAICRTWPWLHALRRTGRWP
- the LOC137626981 gene encoding uncharacterized protein, with protein sequence MPCSGNGHGPTSCTGHIDGFTPCFGHGHGTTSCARHGHGPTPCARYGHGPTPFAGYGHDPTSCSNMAMASRPVTDLAMAPRPVLDMAINQLPVPDMAMALLPVPNMAMALCPVPDMAMTARPVLDMAMAPRPVLDMAMAPLPVRHMAMAPLPVPNMAMAPCPIPDKARAPRPVPDIAMAPLLVRDMAMAPLPVPDISMASHPVLCMAMAQLPVPDMVIAPLPVPDMAMAPLPVPNMAMASCLVPDKAMTPHPVLDMAIAPIPVPDMAMATLPVADMAMTSRPVLDMAMTPRPVPNMAMAPRPVLDIAMAHGLS
- the LOC137626982 gene encoding calphotin-like — its product is MAMAPLPVRDMAMAPLHVPDISIASRPVLGMAMAQLPVPDMVMAPLPVPDMAMAPHPVPGMAMAPRPVLVMAMTPLPVPNMAMASRPVPDMAMAPRPVLDMAINPLPVQDMAMAPLPVPNIAMALCPVPDMAMTARPVPDMAMAPHPVPDMAMAPLPVPHMAMAPLPVPNMAMASCPVPDKAMTPRPVSDMAMAPHPVPDMAMAPLPVRDMAMAPLPVPDISMASHPVLCMAMAQLPVPDMVIAPLPVPDMAMAPLPVPNMTMASCFVPDKAMTPRPVPDMAMAPRPVLDMTITPLPEPDMAMAPLPLADMAMASCPVREMAMAPLPVPDISMASRPVLGMAMAQLPVQDMVMAMATPCARHGHGPTPCARYGHGPTPFAGYGHDPTSCTEHGHGFTPCSGHGHGTTPCAGHGHQPTSRAGYGNGPTSCTKHSHGVMPCSRHGHDCTPCARHGHGPTPCARHGHGPTSCAAYGNGPTSCTEHGHGFMPCSRQGHDPTPCVGHGHGPTPCAGHGHAPLPVRDMVMAPLPVPDISMASHPVLCMAMAQLPVPDMVIAPLPVPDMAMAPLPVPNMTMASCFVPDKAMTPRPVPDMAMALLLVADMAMTSRPVPDMAMAPRPVLDRAMAQGLCWT
- the LOC137626983 gene encoding nematocyst expressed protein 3-like; translation: MAPHPVPDMNLAPLPVLEMAMASLPIPDMAMAQHPVPDMAMAPRPMPDMAIAPPPVPDMSIAPHPVPDMAMAPRSVPVMAMTPFPVPDLAMASRPVPDMAMAPRPVLDMAINPLPVPDMAMAQLPVPKMAIASCPDPDMAMTARPVPEMAMAPRPVPDMALAPLPVPNMAMASGPVPDMAMTPRPVSDMAMAPRLCRT